The genomic stretch CCCGGCTGATCGAACCCACCGCGGGCGAGATCGTCTTCGAGGGCGAGGACATCCGCAAGGCCGACGCGGCGCGCCTGCGCGAGCTGCGGCGCCGCAAGTTCTCCATGGTCTTCCAGCACTTCGGTCTGCTGCCCCATCGACGCGTCGTCGACAACGTGGCGTTCGGGCTCGAGATCCGCGGCATGGGCAGGACCGACCGCGTCAAGCGGGCCCAGGAGGTCGTCGAGCTGGTCGGCCTCGCGGGCTACGAGAACTCCTACCCCGACCAGTTGTCCGGCGGCATGCAGCAACGCGTGGGCCTTGCCCGGGCGTTGGCCGGTGACCCCGATGTCCTCTTCTTCGACGAACCGTTCTCGGCGCTCGACCCGTTGATCCGCCGCGACATGCAGAACGAGGTCATCCGGCTGCACCACGAGGTCGGCAAGACGATGGTGTTCATCACCCACGACCTCTCCGAGGCCCTCAAACTCGGCGACCGCATCCTCATCATGCGCGACGGCAAGATGGTCCAGTGCGGCACCGGCGACGAACTCGTAGGAGCCCCGGCCGATGACTACGTCCGCGAGTTCGTCAAGGACGTGCCGCGCGGCGACGTGCTCACCCTGCGATGGATCATGCGCCCCGCCGAGGACGGCGACGAGCTGGACGGCCCCGAACTGGGCCCGGACGTCGTGGTGAAGGAGGCCACCCGGGTGGTCCTCTCGGCCGACAAGCCGGTCAAGGTCGTCGAGAACGGCGAGCTGCTGGGCATCGTCGGGGACGAGGAGATCCTCGGCGTCGTCGCCGGGCGCGAAGGCGGCGCATGATGACCGTCGCCATCGAGAAACCCCAGAAGACGGGCCCGGCCGAACCACCGGTGACCCCCGCCGAACAGATCCGCAAAATCAGCCGCTCCATGGTGATCGGCGCCATCCTGGTCGTCTGGCTGGTGCTGTTCGCCGTACTGCGCGGAAAGCAGACGCTCTCCCTTGCCGCGGCCGACCTCACCGATCTGCACCGGTGGATCAACGACCTCAACGACTCCATCGGCGCCAACCGCAATTCCAACCCGCTCTTCCTCTACTTCTTCAACGAGATCCGCCTCGTCATCGACACCCTGGTGACCTTCGTCCAGGAGCTGATCTCCCAGCCGACCGATGCCCGCCCGGTCCCGCAGATCGGCTGGCTCGGCGTCGTCGGCATCGCCGGCTATGTCTCCTGGGCCGTGGGCAACTGGCGTGTCGCGCTGCTGGCCGTGGCGGGCTTCACCTTCCTGGGCCTCCAGGGCCTGTGGCAGGAGAGCATGGACACCCTGGCGCTGACCCTCTCCGCGGTCTTCGTGGCGCTGCTGTTCGCGATCCCGCTGGGGGTGTGGGCGGGCCTGTCCGACCGGGTCAACCGGATCATCACGCCTCTGCTCGACTTCATGCAGACGATGCCGACCTTCGTCTATCTGGCCCCGCTCACGCTGTTCTTCCTCATCGGCGGCGCCTCCGCCACCATCGCCACCGTCATCTACGCGGCCCCGCCCGCGATCCGCATCACCGCGCACGCCATCCGCAACGTGCCGAAGACGACCGTGGAGGCGGCCGACTCGCTGGGCGCGACCCGACGGCAGTCCCTGCTGAAGGTCCTGCTGCCGATGTCCAAGCGGACCGTGGTGATGGGCGTCAACCAGACCATCATGGCCGCCCTGGCCATGGTGACCATCGCCGCCCTGATCGACGCCCCCGGCCTCGGCAAGACCGTCGTGCAGGCCCTCCAGTCGCTCGACGTCGGCACCGCCTTCAACGCGGGCCTCGCCATCGTCGTCATGGCGATCGTCCTGGACCGCGTCACCACGGCGGCGAGCGCCCGCGAGGAGGCCGCCCGGCGCTCGAAGAACCGCTTCCGGACCTGGCGCCGCCCCCTGCTGAGCGCGGGTGCGGCGGTCACCGCCGTCCTCGTCTACCTTTCGCACACCTACCTCTGGGCGGCGGAGTTCCCCGGCGAGGGCAGCACCGGCAGCGCCATCGCCGACGGGGCGGACTCGGTGACCACCTGGGCGCAGGACAACCTGTCCGGGATCACCAACGCCTTCCGCGACGCCATCACCAACGGTCTGCTCAACCCCTTCCAGACCCTGCTCACCGACTCTCCCTGGTGGCTCGTCGGCGCGGTGCTGATCGCGTTGGCCGTGGTGCTCGGCGGCCCCCGCTCGGGCATCACCACGGCCGTGTGCGTGAGCCTGCTGGTCGGCACCGGCCTGTGGTCGGACGGCATGACGACGCTGGCCTCGACGCTCGTCGCGACCGTGCTGGTGATGGTGCTCGGCCTCGTCTTCGGGGTGTGGATGGGGCGCAGCGCGCTGGTGGACCGGCTGATCCGGCCCAGCCTGGACGCGGCCCAGGTCATGCCGCCGTTCGTCTATCTCGTGCCCTTCCTCGCACTGTTCGGCGCCACCCGCTTCACGGCCATCGTCGCCGCCGTCGTCTACGCGGCACCCGTCGCCGTGAAGATCATCGCGGACGGGATCCGGGCCGTGCCCGCCACCACCGTGGAAGCGGCCACCTCCGCCGGGTGCAACACCTGGCAGATCATCACCAAGGTCCAGCTGCCGATGGCACGCAGCGCCCTGACCCTCGCGACCAACCAGGGCCTGATCTATGTGCTGTCGATGGTTGTGGTGGGCGGCCTGGTGGGAGCCGGCGCCCTCGGCTACGACGTCGTGGCCGGTTTCTCGCAGGGCCAGTTGTACGGGAAGGGGCTCGCCGCGGGGCTCGCCATCGTCCTTCTCGGTGTCATGTTCGACCGGATCACTCAGGCAGCGGCGCGGCGTACCAGCGCGTAAGGAGCGACTGACCATGGCAAGGCAAGCAAGACAGTGGCGAGTCGGCGCGGCCGGCATAGCGGTCCTCGGCCTCACCCTCACCGCCTGCGGTGGTGCGAAGGTCGGTGACAGCTCCTCGGACGCCGGTGGTTCCGGCAGTTCCGGCAAGTGCGGCACCTTCAACATCGCGGTCAACCCGTGGGTGGGCTACGAGGCCAACGCGGCGGTCATCGCGCACGTCGCGGAGAACGACCTCGGCTGCAAGGTCACCAAGAAGGACCTGAAGGAGGAGATCGCCTGGCAGGGCTTCGGCACCGGTGAGGTCGACGCCGTCGTGGAGAACTGGGGCCACGACGACCTGAAGAAGAAGTACATCACCGACCAGAAGACCGCCGTCGACGCCGGAGCCACCGGCAACGAAGGCCTCATCGGCTGGTACGTGCCGCCGTGGCTGGCCAAGGAGCACCCGGACATCCTCGACTGGAACAACCTCGACAAGTACGCGGCCGAGTTCAAGACCTCCGAGTCCGGAGGCAAGGGCCAACTCCTCGACGGCGACCCGTCGTTCGTCACCAACGACGAGTCGCTGGTGAAGAACCTGAAGCTGGACTACAAGGTCGTGTACGCGGGCAGCGAGACCGCGCTCATCCAGGCCTTCCGCAAGGCGGAGAAGGACAAGGAATGGGTGATCGGCTACTTCTACGAGCCGCAGTGGTTCATGTCCGAGGTGCCGCTGGAGAAGATCAAGCTGCCCGAGTACAAGGAGGGCTGCGACGCCGACCCGGAGAAGATCAGCTGCGACTACCCGGTGTACAAGCTGGACAAGATCGTCAGCGCGAAGTTCGCCAAGTCCGGCAGCCCGGCCTATGACCTGGTGAAGAACTTCACCTGGACCAACGACGACCAGAACGTCGTGGCGAAGTACATCGCGGTGGACAAGATGACGCCCGAGGCCGCGGCGGAGAAGTGGGTCGAGGCCAACCGCGACAAGGTGGAGGCCTGGATCAAGTAACCCCCTCTTCGATGCCCGGTGGGCGGTGCGCAGGGACACGCACCGCCCACCGGGCATCCCTGTTTTCCGGGCCGTTCTCCGACGTCAGCGCACCTCTTGACACCCACCTGGACGGCAGGCACATTGAGTTGCGCAACCTGAATCAGGTTGCGCACAAAGCAACTCGACCGGAGGTGCGGCGATGGCGGGACCCCGAGTGGTCATCATCGGAGCGGGAGTCGTGGGCGCGGCACTCGCGGACGAGATCTCCGCGCGAGGCTGGACCGAAGTGACCGTGGTCGACCAGGGTCCGCTCCCGGCCACCGGAGGATCCAGCTCGCACGCCCCGGGCCTGGTCTTCCAGACCAACTCCTCCAAGACCATGACCGAGTTGGCCCGCTACACGGTCGAGAAGTTCTGCTCCCTCGACGTCGACGGCAAGCCCTGCTTCCTCCAGGTCGGCGGCCTCGAAGTGGCGACCACGCCGGAGCGCCTGGCGGAACTGCACCGCCGCCACGGCTGGATCACCGCCTGGGGCGTCGAGTCCTGCATCCTGACCGCCGACGAATGCGTCGAGCAGCACCCGCTGGTGAACCGGGACAAGGTCCTCGGTGGTCTCCTGGTCCCGACCGACGGCCTCGCCAAGGCCGTACTCGCCGTAGAGGCGCAGATCCGCCGGGCCACCGGGCGCGGCGTCCGCTTCCTGCCCCGCCACGAGGTCCTCGACGTCCTGAAGGCCGACGGCGAGGTGACCGGCGTCCTGACCGACCAGGGCGAACTCCCCGCCGACATCGTCGTGTGCTGCGCCGGCATCTGGGGCCCGAGGATCGCCCGCATGGCGGGCATGAACCTGCCGCTGACCCCGCTCGCCCACCAACTCGCCTGGACCGGCCCCGTACCGGCCCTCGCCGGCCAGACGCAGGAGGCCGTCCGCCCGATCCTGCGCCACCAGGACGCCGATCTCTACTACCGCGACCGCTTCGACGGCATCGGCATCGGCTACTACGGCCACCGCCCGATGCCGATCTCCGCGGACGACATCCTCTCCGTGGACGAGGCGGCCCAGATGCCGTCCGTCCTGAAGTTCACCGAGGAGGACTTCGAGCCGGCCTGGGCCGAGACCCAGTCCCTGCTCCCCGCTACGCAGGAGGCGAAGGTCGAGGAGGGCATCAACGGCCTGTTCTCCTTCACCACCGACAACTTCCCGCTCCTCGGTGAGTCCCCGGACGTCAAGGGCTTCTGGGTCGCCGAGGCCGTCTGGGTCACCCACTCCGCGGGCGTCGGCCGGGCCATGGCCGAATGGCTGGTCGACGGCCACTGCTCGTCCTTCGACCTGCACGAGTGCGACGTCAACCGCTTCGAGCCGCACCAGCTGGCCCCGGAGTACGTCCTGGCCCGCGACTGCCAGAACTTCGTCGAGGTCTACGACATCCTCCACCCCCTCCAGCCGTCCGGCGACCCGCGCCCGATCCGCACCAGCCCCTTCCACGCCCGCCAGCAGGAGCACGGCGCCTTCTTCCTGGAGGCGAACGGCTGGGAGCGCCCGCACTGGTACGAGGCCAACGCGCCGCTGGTCGAGGGCCGTTCCATCCCCACCCCCAACGACTGGGCCGCGCAGTTCTGGTCGCCCATCGTCGGCGCGGAGGCCCAGGCCACCCGTGAGACCGTCGCGATGTACGACATGACCGCCCTCAAGCGCCTGGAGGTCAGCGGCCCCGCAGCCGCCGAGTTCCTGGAGCGCCTGTGCACCGGCAAGGTCGCCAAGTCCGTCGGCTCGGTCACGTACACGCTGCTGCTGGACCACGACGGCGGCATCCGCAGCGACATCACGGTGGCCCGCCTGGCGCGTGATGTGTTCCAGGTCGGCGCCAACGGCAACCTCGACCTCGACTGGTTCACCCGCCACCTCCCCGCCGACGGCACCGTCCAGGTCCGCGACATCACGCCGGGCACCTGCTGCGTCGGCCTGTGGGGCCCGCTGGCCCGCAAGGTCCTCCAGCCCCTGACGGACGAGGACTTCTCCAACGAGGGCCTGAAGTACTTCCGCGCCAAGCGCGCCTACGTCGGCAGCGTCCCGGTGACGGCGATGCGGCTGTCGTACGTCGGTGAACTCGGCTGGGAGCTGTACACCACCGCCGATCAGGGACAGAAACTCTGGGACACCCTCTGGCAGGCGGCGCGGCCGCTCGGCGGCGTCGTCGCCGGGCGCGGCGCCTTCAACAGCCTCCGCCTGGAGAAGGGTTACCGCTCCTTCGGCACCGACATGACCTACGAGCACGACCCCTACGAGGCGGGCGTCGGCTTCGCCGTCAAGCTCGACAAGGGCGACTTCATCGGCAAGGCGGCGCTGGAGCGCCGCAAGTCCGCCGTCCGGCGCAGGCTGACCTGCCTCACCGTGGACGACCCGCACTCGGTCGTCCTCGGCAAGGAGCCGGTCTACGACGGCGACCGGGCGGTCGGTTACGTCACCAGCGCCGCCTACGGCTACACCATCGGCAAGGGCATCGCCTACGCCTGGCTCCCGACGGAACTCACCGCCCCCGGCACCACCGTGCACATCGGCTACTTCGACCGGCGCATCGAGGCGGTGGTGGCCGAGGAGCCCCTGTTCGACCCCACCATGTCCCGTCTCCGTGGCTGACCGGGGGAAGCCGATGACCGCGCAGACACTCGACGGCAGGGCGACCGCCGCCGCGATACGCCGCGAACTCGCCGAGCGCGTGGCCAAGTCGACCGCCACCACCGGCCGCCCACCGGGCCTCGGCACCGTGCTGGTCGGCGACGACCCGGGCAGCCACGCCTACGTCGCCGGCAAGCACCGCGACTGTGCCCAGGTGGGCATCGCCTCCATCCGCCGGGACCTGCCCGCCGACGCCTCCCAGCGCCAGGTCGAGGACACGATCGACGAGCTGAACGCCGACCCGGACTGCACCGGCTACATCGTCCAACTCCCGCTCCCGCACCACCTGGACGCGGGCGCCGTACTCGAACGCATGGACCCGGCCAAGGACGCCGACGGACTGCACCCCGTCAACCTCGGCCGCCTCACCCTGGGCGTCGATGCTCCACTGCCGTGCACCCCGCGCGGCATCGTCGAACTGCTCCGCCGCCACGACGTACCCCTCGCCGGAGCACGCGTCTGCGTGATCGGCCGGGGCGTCACCGTGGGCCGCCCGCTCGGCCTCCTCCTCACCCGCCGCTCCGAGAACTCCACCGTCACCTTGTGCCACACCGGCACCAAGGGCCTGGCCTGGCATGTACGCGAGGCCGACATCGTGGTGGCCGCCGCCGGCTCGCCCGGACTGATCACCAAGGACATGCTCCGCCCCGGCGCGGCCGTCCTGGACGTCGGCATCACCCGCACCGACGACGGCCTGGTCGGCGACGTCCACCCGGACGCCGCTCAGGTCGCCGGATGGCTCGCGCCCATGCCCGGCGGCGTGGGCCCCATGACCCGGGCGATGCTGCTGGCCAACGTCGTCGAGGCCGCCGAGAGGAACGCGAACACCGTATGAACCTGTCCCTGCCCCACGACGGAGACGCCCGATGAGCCCCCGCACCCCCGGCGCCGACCTCCCCGACCACCCCGACTTCCTGTGGCGTACCCCCGACCCGAAGCGGTCGTACGACGTGGTGATCGTCGGCGGCGGCGGACACGGCCTCGCCACCGCGCACTACCTCGCCAGGAACCACGGCATCACCAATGTCGCGGTGCTGGAGAAGGGCTGGCTCGCGGGCGGCAACATGGCCCGCAACACCACGATCATCCGCTCCAACTACCTGTGGGACGAGAGCGCAGGCATCTACGAGCACGCGCTCAAGCTCTGGGAGGGCCTGGCCGAGGAGCTGGACTACCCGATCCTCTTCTCCCAGCGAGGCGTGCTGAACCTCGCCCACAGCCTCCAGGACGTCCGCGACAGTGTGCGCCGAGTGGAGGCGAACCGCCTCAACGGCGTGGACGCGGAGTGGCTCGACGCGGAGGGCGTGCGCGAGGTCTGCCCGATCGTCAACATCTCCCCGGACGTGCGCTACCCGGTCCTGGGCGCCACGTACCAGCCCCGCGCCGGTATCGCCAAGCACGACTACGTGGCCTGGGGCCTGGCCCGCTCGGCGGACGCGGCGGGCATCGACATCATCCAGAACTGCGAGGTCACGGGCCTGGACGTGGTCGCCGGCCGAGTGACCGGAGTCCGGACGAATCTGGGCCCGATCGCGGCGGGCAAGGTGGCCCTGTGCTCGGCGGGCCACACCTCGGTCCTGGCGGCCATGGCCGGCATCGAACTCCCCCTCCAGAGCCACCCGTTGCAGGCCCTGGTCTCGGAGCTGCTGGAACCGGTCCACCCGACGGTCGTCATGTCCAACGCGGTCCATGTGTACGTCAGCCAGGCCCACAAGGGCGAGTTGGTGATGGGCGCCGGCATCGACGCGTACAACTCCTACACCCAGCGCGGCGCCTTCCACATCATCGAGGAGCAGATGTCGGCGGCCCTGGAGCTGTTCCCGGTCTTCGCCCGCGCCCACGTCCTGCGCACCTGGGGCGGCATCGTCGACGTCAGCCCCGACGCCTCACCGATCATCGGCCTCACCCCGGTGGACAACCTCTACCTCAACTGCGGCTGGGGAACGGGCGGTTTCAAGGCCACGCCGGGCGTCGGCTGGGTCTACGCCGACACGATCGCCAACGACACCCCGCACGCCCTCAACGCTCCCTTCTCGCTCGACCGTTTCACCACCGGCGCGCTCGTCGACGAGCACGGCGCGGCTGCGGTGGCCCACTAGGACGTTCTGGAGCCGATCCATGCTGCTCATCCCCTGCCCGTGGTGCGGGCCCCGCGACGAGGCCGAGTTCCACTACGGCGGCCAGGCACACGTTCCGTACCCGGAGGACCCCGCATCCCTCACCGACGAGGACTGGTCCCGCTACCTCTTCTTCCGAGCCAACCCCAAGGGCCCCTTCGCCGAGCGCTGGACCCACACAGCAGGCTGCCGCCGCTGGTTCAACGCGCTACGAGACACCTCGACGAACGAGATCCTGACGGTGTACAGGACAGGGGAGGAACGCCCACCGACACCAGAACCGAGGCCGGTATTTCCAGCCCGTCCGGCGTTCGAGGACGAGGCCCCTTCAGGGCCGACGGGGGTCCAGGGGGCGGAGCCCCTTCAGGATGGGACGGGTAGGGGCGGCGGGGGCGAGACTCAGCCGTTCCGCCACGCGACCCGCGGCCGCATCGACCGCGACACCCCCCTCACCTTCACCTTCGACGGCACCGAGTACCAGGGCTACCGCGGCGACACCCTCGCCTCCGCACTGCTGGCGAACGGCGTCATCCAGACCGGCACCAGCATCAAACTCGGCCGCCCCCGAGGCATCTTCTCCGCAGGCGTCGAAGAACCCAACGCGGTCATCCAGATCGAGGAACCCTTCCCCGAGCCGATGCTGCCCGCAACGACCGTCGAGCTGTACGACGGCCTCGTGGCCACCAGCCTCTCCGGCCAGGGCCGCCTCGCCACCACCCCCGACCCCGCCCGCTACGACGCCGCACACGCCCACTGCGACCTGCTGATCGTCGGCGCAGGCCCCGCCGGCCTCGCCGCGGCGACCGCCGCAGTGAACACCGGCGCCCGAGTCATCCTCGCCGACGACCAGCCACACCCCGGCGGCAGCCTCCTGTCCACGGCCGAACACCTCGACTGGGTACAGGAGATCACCGCCCGACTGGCCGATGCCCCCGAGGTCCGAGTGCTGCCCCGCACGACCGTCTTCGGCCACTACGACGACAACCACCTCCTCGCCGTCGAACGCCGCACCAACCACCTCGGCGCCGCAGCCCCGGAAAACGTCTCCCGCGAACGCGTCTGGCGCATCCGAGCCCGCAGAGTCGTCCTCGCCACCGGCGCTCACGAACGCTCACTCGCCTTCGCGGACAACGACCGCCCCGGAGTGATGCTGGCCTCCTCGGCCCGCGCCCACGTCAACCGGCACGGCGCCCTGCCCGGCCGCCACGCGGTCGTCTTCACGACCAATGACAGTGCCTATGCGGCGGCGCTGGACCTGGCCGGGGCCGGCCTCGCCATCACGGCGATCGTCGACACCCGCCCCGCACCGGGGGAGTGGGCCGACCGCGCGAGGGCAGTCGGCATCGAGGTACTGCCCGGCCACGCCGTCACCGCCACGGAAGGCGACCCACGCCTCTCCACCGTCACCGTCGCCCCGTACGGAGAGTCCGCCGGACGGCGCCAGTTCGCCGCCGACCTGCTGCTGGTCTCCGGCGGCTGGAACCCGGTGACACACCTGTTCAGCCAGTCCGGCGGCAAGCTCCGCCACGACGAAGCCCTGGGCTCCTTCGTCCCCGACACCTGCCGTCAGCAGGTCGAGGTCGCGGGCAGTGCGAGCGGCACCCTCGACCTGGCGACGGTCCTGGCACAGGGCGCGGCGGCCGGTGCGCGCGCCGTCGAGGCCGAGGGATACCGGCCCGGGACGCCGAGCCTCCCGCAGGTACCCGCGCAGCCGCGGCAGACGCCACCCATGCACGTGTACGTCGTCCCGGGCGGCACCGCCAACGCCCCCCGCTTCGTGGACCTCCAACGCGACGTCACCGTCGCCGACTTGGCCCGCGCGACCGGCGCCGGCCTGCACTCGGTCGAGCACACCAAGCGCTACACCACCGCCGGCACCGCCAACGACCAGGGCAAGACCTCAGGCGTCCTGGCCGGCGGCGTGGTGGCCGAACTGCTCGGCGTGGACATCTCCGCGCTCGGCACCACCACGTTCCGCCCGCCGTACACCCCGGTCTCCTTCGCAGCCCTCGCGGGCCGCGACCGAGGCGCGCTGAGCGACCCGGTCCGCACCACGGCCATCCACGAGTGGCATGTCGCGCACGGCGCCCTCTTCGAGAACGTCGGCCAGTGGAAGCGCCCCTGGTACTACCCGCAGGACGGCGAGGACATGGCAGCCGCGGTGCTGCGCGAGTGCCGGACCACCCGAGAGAGCGTCGGCTTCATGGACGCCTCCACCCTCGGCAAGATCGACGTACAGGGTCCGGACGCCGGCATCTTCCTGGACCGGCTCTACACCAACATGATGAGCACCCTGAAGGTCGGCATGATCCGCTACGGCGTCATGTGCCGCCCGGACGGCATGGTCTTCGACGACGGCACCGTCATGCGCGTCGCCCAGGACCGCTTCCTCACCACCACGACGACGGGCAACGCCGCCGCCGTACTGGACTGGATGGAGGAGTGGCTCCAGACCGAGTGGCCCGAGCTGAAGGTCCACTGCACATCGGTGACCGAGCAGTGGGCGACGGTCGCCCTCGTGGGCCCGAAGTCCCGCGAGGTGCTCGGCTCGCTGGCGCCCGAACTGGCCGTCGCCAACGAGGACTTCCCCTTCATGGCCTGGCGCGGGACGACCGTCGCCGGCATCGAGGCCCGGGTCTGCCGGATCAGCTTCTCCGGCGAACTCGCCTACGAGATCAATGTGTCACCGTGGCACGCCCTCGCCCTCTGGGAGGCCGTGCACGAGGCCGGTGCCCCGTACGGCATCACCCCGTACGGCACGGAGACGATGCACGTCCTGCGGGCCGAGAAGGGCTACCCGATCATCGGCCAGGACACCGACGGCACGGTCACCCCCCAGGACCTCGGCATGAGTTGGGTGGTGTCGAAGAAGAAGCGGGACTTCATCGGCAAGCGGTCCCACGCCCGGGCGGACACCGCCCGCCCCGACCGCAAACACCTGGTCGGCCTCCTCCCCGACGACCCGGGAACCTTCCTCCCGGAGGGCACCCACCTGATCGCCGACGGTGTGCCGCTGACACCACCGGTCCCCATGCTCGGCCATGTCACGTCCAGCTACCGCAGCGCGGCGCTCGGCCGCACCTTCGCACTCGCCCTGATCAAGGGCGGCCGTGACCGCATCGGCGAGCGGCTGTACGCACCCGTGGGCGACCGGCTGGTTCCAGTCACCGTCGCAAGCCCCGTCCTCTACGACCCCGAGGGAGCCCGCCGCGATGGCTGAGACCGCCCCCACTGTCCTTGCCGCCCCTACCGTGCCGCTCCGCAGCCCGCTGTCGCACGTCGCCGGCCGTCTGGCCGCCGCGACCCGCACCTCCGGGGGCGCGATCCGGCTGGCCGAACTCCCCTTCCTGGCCCAGCTCAACGTGCGCCTCGACGCCAAGGGGGCGGCGGCGGAGGCCGTCGGTCTTGCGCTGGACCTCCAGCTGCCCCTCCAGCCGAACACCGTCGTCCGCGCGGGGGAGTCGACCGCGCTGTGGCTCGGCCCGGACGAGTGGCTGCTGGTCGCACCGCCGGGCAGTGAGCGGGACCTGGAGAGCCGGATCAGGGAGGCCGCGGGGACCGAGCCCGTCGCCGTCGTCGACGTCTCCGCGCAGCGCACCACACTTCTCGTCTCCGGCCCCCGTGCCCGCGACCTGCTGTCCCACGGCTGCTCGCTGGACCTGCACCCACGCGCGTTCGGCCCTGGACGCTGCGCCCAGACGACCCTGGGCCGCACCCAGGTCGTCCTGGTCGCCCGGGACGATCCCAGGGCCGGGTTCTGGGTCCTGGTGCGCTCGACCTTCGCCGGCTATCTGACGGACTGGTTGCTCGACGCGGCGACGGAATACATCTGACGGTCGCTGCCGTGCCCACGGACCCCGCGCAGCCTCAGCCGAGATACCCCATCCGATGGCTGATCTCGTCCGCGCCCCTGATCAGCACGGGTGCGAGTTCCTCCATGCGCTGCTCGGTGAAGCGGTACGTGGGCCCGGAGGCGCTGATGGCGGCGATGACCTCGCCGTCGCGGGAGCGGATCGGGGCGGCCATGGCGTGCAGGCCGATCTCCAGTTCCTCCAGCGCCACCGCGTACCCGCGCTCGCGTGCCTCCGCGAGGTTCTTCTCCAGCTTGCTCCTGGAGGTCAGGGTGTGCGGCGTCAGCTTCCGCGTCCCCGACGCGGCGAGGACGGCGGTCCGCTCCGGCTCCGGCAGATGGGCCAGCAGGACCTTGCCGCTCGAGGTGGCGTGCACCGGGGTGAGCTGGCCGACCCAGTTGTGGGTGCCGACCGCGCCGGGGCCGCGTACCTGGAGGAGGTTGACGGCGTAGTGCTCCTGGAGAACCGCGATGTTGACCGTCTCGCCGATCTCCTCGCTGAGCCGCTCGCACACCGTCCTGCCCTGCTGGGTGATGTCGAGGCGGCCCGTGACGGCGCCGGCCAGGCGCACGATCCCGAAGCCCAGGCGGTACTTGCCCCGCTCGCCCGTCTGCTCGACCAGGCCGCGCGCCTCCAGCGCCCCGAGCAGACGGAACGCGGTCGACTTGTGGACGGCGATCTCGACGGCCACCTCGCTGACGCCCGCCTCGCCGCGTCGGGCGAGGATCTCCAGGACGCTCACGGCGCGGTCGACGGACTGCACCCCGTTCACCGCGGGACCCGCTGTTTCGCTATCTGCGGTGTAGTTGCTCATAGCGCAACTATAGGCAATGGCCGGAAAGTGGCGAGGGGCCGCAGTGACCGGACACGAGGCCGGTTGGACGCTTGACGCCGACTGTCTCTGCGCACCTTAGGGGCTGCCTGTTCGCCGACGGAAGACCCTGG from Streptomyces davaonensis JCM 4913 encodes the following:
- a CDS encoding quaternary amine ABC transporter ATP-binding protein yields the protein MTTQTEVPQRRGTPQDSGSTPVISVRRLWKVFGPKADQVPDSEELCGLTRRELMDRTGCTAAVRDVHFDVSPGEVFVVMGLSGSGKSTLVRCLTRLIEPTAGEIVFEGEDIRKADAARLRELRRRKFSMVFQHFGLLPHRRVVDNVAFGLEIRGMGRTDRVKRAQEVVELVGLAGYENSYPDQLSGGMQQRVGLARALAGDPDVLFFDEPFSALDPLIRRDMQNEVIRLHHEVGKTMVFITHDLSEALKLGDRILIMRDGKMVQCGTGDELVGAPADDYVREFVKDVPRGDVLTLRWIMRPAEDGDELDGPELGPDVVVKEATRVVLSADKPVKVVENGELLGIVGDEEILGVVAGREGGA
- a CDS encoding ABC transporter permease, with product MTVAIEKPQKTGPAEPPVTPAEQIRKISRSMVIGAILVVWLVLFAVLRGKQTLSLAAADLTDLHRWINDLNDSIGANRNSNPLFLYFFNEIRLVIDTLVTFVQELISQPTDARPVPQIGWLGVVGIAGYVSWAVGNWRVALLAVAGFTFLGLQGLWQESMDTLALTLSAVFVALLFAIPLGVWAGLSDRVNRIITPLLDFMQTMPTFVYLAPLTLFFLIGGASATIATVIYAAPPAIRITAHAIRNVPKTTVEAADSLGATRRQSLLKVLLPMSKRTVVMGVNQTIMAALAMVTIAALIDAPGLGKTVVQALQSLDVGTAFNAGLAIVVMAIVLDRVTTAASAREEAARRSKNRFRTWRRPLLSAGAAVTAVLVYLSHTYLWAAEFPGEGSTGSAIADGADSVTTWAQDNLSGITNAFRDAITNGLLNPFQTLLTDSPWWLVGAVLIALAVVLGGPRSGITTAVCVSLLVGTGLWSDGMTTLASTLVATVLVMVLGLVFGVWMGRSALVDRLIRPSLDAAQVMPPFVYLVPFLALFGATRFTAIVAAVVYAAPVAVKIIADGIRAVPATTVEAATSAGCNTWQIITKVQLPMARSALTLATNQGLIYVLSMVVVGGLVGAGALGYDVVAGFSQGQLYGKGLAAGLAIVLLGVMFDRITQAAARRTSA
- a CDS encoding ABC transporter substrate-binding protein, whose product is MARQARQWRVGAAGIAVLGLTLTACGGAKVGDSSSDAGGSGSSGKCGTFNIAVNPWVGYEANAAVIAHVAENDLGCKVTKKDLKEEIAWQGFGTGEVDAVVENWGHDDLKKKYITDQKTAVDAGATGNEGLIGWYVPPWLAKEHPDILDWNNLDKYAAEFKTSESGGKGQLLDGDPSFVTNDESLVKNLKLDYKVVYAGSETALIQAFRKAEKDKEWVIGYFYEPQWFMSEVPLEKIKLPEYKEGCDADPEKISCDYPVYKLDKIVSAKFAKSGSPAYDLVKNFTWTNDDQNVVAKYIAVDKMTPEAAAEKWVEANRDKVEAWIK
- a CDS encoding GcvT family protein, producing the protein MAGPRVVIIGAGVVGAALADEISARGWTEVTVVDQGPLPATGGSSSHAPGLVFQTNSSKTMTELARYTVEKFCSLDVDGKPCFLQVGGLEVATTPERLAELHRRHGWITAWGVESCILTADECVEQHPLVNRDKVLGGLLVPTDGLAKAVLAVEAQIRRATGRGVRFLPRHEVLDVLKADGEVTGVLTDQGELPADIVVCCAGIWGPRIARMAGMNLPLTPLAHQLAWTGPVPALAGQTQEAVRPILRHQDADLYYRDRFDGIGIGYYGHRPMPISADDILSVDEAAQMPSVLKFTEEDFEPAWAETQSLLPATQEAKVEEGINGLFSFTTDNFPLLGESPDVKGFWVAEAVWVTHSAGVGRAMAEWLVDGHCSSFDLHECDVNRFEPHQLAPEYVLARDCQNFVEVYDILHPLQPSGDPRPIRTSPFHARQQEHGAFFLEANGWERPHWYEANAPLVEGRSIPTPNDWAAQFWSPIVGAEAQATRETVAMYDMTALKRLEVSGPAAAEFLERLCTGKVAKSVGSVTYTLLLDHDGGIRSDITVARLARDVFQVGANGNLDLDWFTRHLPADGTVQVRDITPGTCCVGLWGPLARKVLQPLTDEDFSNEGLKYFRAKRAYVGSVPVTAMRLSYVGELGWELYTTADQGQKLWDTLWQAARPLGGVVAGRGAFNSLRLEKGYRSFGTDMTYEHDPYEAGVGFAVKLDKGDFIGKAALERRKSAVRRRLTCLTVDDPHSVVLGKEPVYDGDRAVGYVTSAAYGYTIGKGIAYAWLPTELTAPGTTVHIGYFDRRIEAVVAEEPLFDPTMSRLRG